The Pseudophaeobacter arcticus DSM 23566 genome includes a region encoding these proteins:
- a CDS encoding YebC/PmpR family DNA-binding transcriptional regulator codes for MAGHSKWANIQHRKGRQDAVRSKLFSKLAKEITVAAKMGDPDPDKNPRLRMAVKEAKSQSVPKDVIDRAIKKAMGGDAENYDEIRYEGYGPSGVAVIVEAMTDNKNRTASTVRSTFSKNGGNLGETGSVGFMFDRKGEVTYKAEVGDADTVMMAAIEAGAEDVESSEDGHIIYCEDSDLNDVSNALEKELGESESTKLVWRPTTTTELDLEGMQKLMKLVDALEDDDDVQRVTTNFEASDEVMDQL; via the coding sequence ATGGCAGGCCATTCAAAATGGGCAAACATCCAGCATCGCAAGGGCCGTCAGGACGCTGTGCGGTCAAAACTGTTTTCCAAACTGGCCAAGGAGATCACCGTGGCCGCCAAGATGGGCGACCCTGATCCCGATAAAAACCCCCGTCTGCGCATGGCTGTAAAAGAGGCCAAAAGCCAGTCGGTGCCCAAAGATGTGATCGACCGTGCGATCAAAAAGGCGATGGGTGGCGACGCTGAAAACTATGATGAAATCCGCTACGAAGGCTATGGCCCCAGCGGCGTTGCCGTCATCGTCGAGGCGATGACCGACAACAAAAACCGCACCGCATCGACTGTGCGCTCGACCTTCTCCAAGAACGGCGGCAACCTGGGGGAAACCGGATCGGTTGGCTTTATGTTCGATCGCAAGGGCGAAGTGACCTATAAGGCTGAGGTGGGCGATGCCGACACGGTGATGATGGCCGCGATCGAGGCAGGCGCTGAGGATGTGGAATCTTCGGAAGATGGCCACATCATTTATTGCGAAGACAGCGATCTGAACGATGTGTCCAATGCGCTGGAAAAAGAGCTGGGCGAATCCGAGAGCACCAAGCTGGTGTGGAGGCCCACCACCACCACCGAGCTGGATCTTGAAGGCATGCAAAAGCTGATGAAGCTGGTGGATGCGCTGGAAGACGACGACGATGTGCAGCGCGTCACCACCAATTTTGAAGCCTCTGACGAGGTGATGGATCAGCTCTGA
- a CDS encoding SLC13 family permease, whose translation MTFEQTALFAIFAAVFGMFLWGRFRYDIVAFSALMIAVVLGLVPTKEAFAGFGHPATLVVALVLIVSAGLVRSGAVFLITRTLVDSSRSLGGHIGLMGGIGAVLSAFMNNVAALALLMPVDIQTARKAGRAPGLSLMPLSFATILGGMATLIGTPPNIIIAAIRQETMGEPFGMFDFAPVGGIAALAGLVFVALIGWRLIPQRETGAGNTEAQLADYIAELTIPDESKLIGKRLGMLDKEAEQADVAILGLIRDGKRRYGRAAGSLLQAGDTLVIEARPEALDEFRTSLSLHFSDAARQEKLTAAGEGLEVIEVVVPETSRINGRSAQALGLAWRQSAVLLGLSRQGRRLTKHIRQTEIEAGDILLLLCPRDRGADVTEWLGCLPLAERGLAVTANDKTWAAIGMFAFAVLAASVGLVYLPVALGLVVVGYVLIKVMPVAEIYDHVEWPVVVLLGSMIPLGAALDSSGGTALIANGLIDLTAGLPSWMVLTVLMVVTMTLSDVLNNTATAIVAAPVGIQMANSLGVSPDPFLMAVAVAASAAFLTPIGHKNNTLVLGPGGYHFGDYWRMGLPLEILVIAVSIPSILVFWPM comes from the coding sequence ATGACATTTGAACAGACCGCATTATTTGCCATTTTCGCCGCCGTCTTTGGCATGTTCCTCTGGGGGCGCTTTCGCTACGATATCGTCGCCTTTTCGGCGCTGATGATCGCGGTGGTGCTGGGCCTGGTCCCAACCAAGGAGGCCTTTGCCGGCTTTGGCCATCCGGCGACGCTGGTGGTGGCGCTGGTGCTGATCGTCTCGGCTGGGCTGGTACGCTCCGGGGCGGTCTTTCTGATCACCCGAACCCTGGTGGACAGCTCGCGCTCGCTGGGCGGTCATATCGGCTTGATGGGCGGCATCGGCGCGGTGCTTTCGGCCTTTATGAACAATGTCGCAGCGCTGGCGTTGCTGATGCCGGTGGATATACAGACCGCGCGCAAGGCCGGACGCGCACCAGGGTTGAGCCTGATGCCGCTGTCCTTTGCCACCATCCTGGGCGGCATGGCGACGCTGATCGGTACGCCGCCAAATATCATCATCGCCGCGATCCGACAGGAGACCATGGGCGAACCCTTTGGCATGTTTGATTTTGCGCCAGTGGGTGGAATTGCAGCGCTGGCCGGGCTTGTCTTTGTCGCCCTAATCGGCTGGCGCCTGATCCCGCAACGCGAAACCGGCGCGGGCAACACCGAGGCGCAACTGGCTGATTACATTGCAGAGCTTACAATCCCTGATGAGTCAAAGCTGATCGGCAAACGGCTTGGCATGCTCGACAAAGAGGCCGAACAGGCGGATGTCGCCATTCTGGGATTGATCCGCGATGGCAAGCGCCGCTATGGCCGCGCCGCCGGATCGCTGCTGCAGGCTGGCGATACCCTGGTGATCGAAGCCAGGCCCGAGGCCCTGGATGAGTTTCGCACATCGCTGTCGTTGCATTTCTCTGACGCGGCGCGCCAGGAAAAGCTCACCGCTGCCGGTGAAGGTCTCGAAGTGATTGAGGTGGTGGTGCCGGAAACCTCCCGCATCAATGGCCGCTCGGCCCAGGCGCTGGGGCTGGCCTGGCGGCAAAGCGCCGTTCTGCTGGGCCTGTCGCGACAGGGACGCCGCCTGACCAAACATATCCGCCAGACCGAGATCGAGGCCGGCGATATCCTGCTGCTGCTCTGCCCGCGGGATCGCGGCGCCGATGTGACCGAGTGGCTGGGCTGTCTGCCCTTGGCCGAACGGGGGCTGGCCGTGACCGCCAATGACAAGACCTGGGCCGCAATCGGGATGTTTGCATTTGCGGTGCTCGCCGCCTCTGTTGGGCTGGTCTATCTGCCTGTGGCACTGGGGCTGGTGGTTGTGGGCTATGTGCTGATCAAGGTGATGCCGGTCGCGGAAATATATGATCACGTGGAATGGCCGGTGGTTGTTCTCTTGGGGTCGATGATTCCCCTCGGCGCTGCCTTGGATTCGTCAGGCGGCACCGCCTTGATTGCCAATGGGTTGATCGACCTTACCGCCGGTCTGCCCTCCTGGATGGTGCTGACGGTTCTGATGGTGGTCACCATGACCCTGTCGGATGTGTTGAACAATACCGCCACCGCCATTGTTGCCGCCCCCGTTGGCATCCAGATGGCCAATTCTCTGGGGGTGTCACCCGATCCCTTCTTGATGGCGGTCGCCGTGGCCGCCTCTGCCGCTTTCCTAACCCCAATCGGGCATAAGAATAACACCCTGGTTCTGGGTCCCGGCGGCTATCACTTTGGTGATTATTGGCGCATGGGGCTGCCGCTGGAGATCCTGGTGATCGCCGTTTCGATCCCGTCTATTCTGGTGTTCTGGCCGATGTGA
- a CDS encoding FAD-binding dehydrogenase gives MSDSTETHADVIIVGAGIAGITAACELGDRGKRVILLDQEPAQFLGGQAHWSLGGLFMIDTPEQRRMGITDSHDLARRDWMGSAQFDRAEDDWPKQWARAYLDFSAGEMRPWLHEMGMRWFPIVGWAERGGSSAEGHGNSVPRFHVTWGTGPGVVAPFAARLQAHVAAGRVLLRFRHQVSHIIVQAGEVKGVSGEVLAADSAPQGAQTNRREIGEFEVYAPSVIVASGGIGGNLDLVRKNWPRDRLGAPPKNMVAGVPFHVDGRMIPIAEAAGGHVINGDRMWHYTEGLRNWDPIWPNHGIRILPGPSSMWFDALGNRLQAPCLPGFDTLATLKEILKTGYDYSWFVLSQKIIEKEFALSGSEQNPDLTSGKWLEVIRSRLMSRGSAPAPVEAFKKHGQDFVVADTLAELVEGMNRIAEVPLEETHLRRQIEARDAQVDNSFAKDAQVIAINAARNYRGDRLIRTAKPHRILERKNGPLIAVRLNILTRKTLGGLQTNLDSQMVGADGTAVPGLFAVGEAAGFGGGGYHGYNALEGTFLGGCLFSGRQAGRSDLIA, from the coding sequence ATGAGCGACAGTACAGAGACCCATGCGGATGTAATCATTGTTGGGGCCGGTATCGCCGGGATTACAGCCGCCTGCGAGCTGGGCGATCGTGGCAAGCGGGTGATCCTGCTGGATCAGGAACCGGCGCAGTTCCTGGGCGGACAGGCCCATTGGAGCCTTGGCGGGCTTTTCATGATCGACACGCCGGAACAGCGGCGCATGGGCATCACGGACAGCCACGACCTTGCCCGGCGTGACTGGATGGGCAGTGCTCAGTTTGATCGCGCCGAGGATGACTGGCCAAAACAATGGGCCCGCGCCTACCTGGATTTTTCCGCCGGTGAAATGCGTCCCTGGCTACATGAGATGGGCATGCGCTGGTTTCCCATCGTTGGCTGGGCGGAACGCGGCGGCAGCAGTGCCGAAGGCCACGGCAATTCGGTTCCCCGCTTTCACGTGACCTGGGGGACAGGCCCCGGCGTTGTTGCGCCTTTTGCCGCCCGCCTTCAGGCCCATGTTGCTGCCGGGCGTGTCCTCCTCCGGTTTCGCCATCAGGTGAGCCATATCATTGTCCAGGCGGGCGAGGTCAAAGGTGTCTCTGGCGAGGTGCTGGCCGCAGATTCCGCCCCACAAGGCGCGCAGACAAACCGCCGGGAAATTGGCGAATTCGAGGTCTATGCGCCTTCGGTCATCGTGGCCTCTGGCGGTATTGGCGGCAATTTGGACCTGGTGCGCAAAAACTGGCCGCGTGACCGGCTGGGCGCGCCACCAAAGAACATGGTGGCGGGCGTGCCGTTCCATGTGGACGGGCGTATGATTCCCATTGCCGAGGCCGCAGGTGGCCATGTGATCAATGGCGACCGCATGTGGCATTATACCGAAGGCCTGCGCAACTGGGATCCAATCTGGCCCAACCATGGCATTCGCATCCTGCCGGGCCCCTCGTCGATGTGGTTCGATGCCCTTGGCAACAGATTGCAGGCGCCCTGCCTGCCCGGCTTTGACACCCTGGCAACCCTGAAAGAAATCCTGAAAACCGGCTATGACTACAGCTGGTTCGTGCTGAGCCAGAAGATCATCGAAAAGGAATTTGCCCTCTCAGGGTCGGAACAGAACCCCGATCTCACCTCGGGGAAATGGCTGGAGGTGATCCGGTCCCGCCTGATGTCGCGTGGCAGTGCCCCTGCCCCGGTGGAGGCCTTTAAGAAACACGGGCAGGATTTTGTTGTTGCGGATACCCTGGCAGAGCTGGTCGAGGGCATGAACCGGATCGCCGAGGTGCCGCTGGAGGAAACCCATCTGCGCCGCCAGATTGAGGCCCGCGATGCACAGGTGGACAATAGCTTTGCCAAGGATGCCCAGGTGATTGCCATCAATGCCGCCCGCAACTATCGCGGCGACCGGCTGATCCGGACCGCCAAACCACATCGCATACTGGAGCGCAAAAATGGCCCGTTGATCGCGGTGCGGCTAAATATCCTCACCCGCAAGACCCTGGGGGGGCTACAGACCAATCTGGACAGCCAGATGGTCGGCGCCGATGGGACGGCGGTGCCGGGGCTGTTTGCAGTTGGCGAAGCGGCAGGGTTCGGCGGTGGAGGCTATCACGGCTATAATGCGCTGGAGGGTACATTTCTCGGCGGCTGCCTGTTCTCGGGCCGCCAGGCAGGGCGCTCTGATTTGATTGCCTGA
- a CDS encoding SLC13 family permease has protein sequence MDLISISQNGSAWLSLAIVGLMFVAFLRETYPTEVVAMTGVSLMLVTGVLPYDRAIAVLSNPAPWTIAAMFIIMGALVRTGALDAFTARARKQAEVNPKRAIALLMVFVIAASAVVSNTPVVVVMIPVFVQISRTLGVAASKMLIPLSYAAILGGTLTLIGTSTNLLVDGVARAQGLEPFSIFEVTPLGIVLVTWGMIYLRYISPRLLPNRDSMAMLLSDRSKMKFFTEAVIPPESNLIGREVTGVQLFKRPGVRLIDLVRGDISLRRNLKGAELQVGDRVVLRTEMTELLSLQANKELRRVDQVSTVETKTVEVLVTPGCRLVGRSLGAMRLRRRYGVYVLAVHRRNQNIGVQLDDLVVRVGDTLLLEGAPGDIQRLATDMDMADVSQPTQRAYRRSHAPLAIIGLLSIVGLAALGVAPILLLSIVVVALVLITRCIDADEAFSFVDGRLLALIFSMLAIGAALESSGAVSLIAEAIAPALTGLPPFVLVWAIYLLTSVLTELVSNNAVAVVVTPIAVGLAQAMGVDPRPLVVAVMVAASASFATPIGYQTNMLVYGPGGYKFTDFLRVGIPLNLSIGLLASALIPYLWPL, from the coding sequence ATGGATCTGATCAGTATTTCCCAGAATGGCAGCGCCTGGCTGTCCCTGGCCATCGTCGGGCTGATGTTCGTCGCTTTCCTGCGCGAAACCTATCCGACCGAGGTGGTGGCGATGACCGGGGTGTCGCTTATGCTGGTCACCGGGGTACTGCCCTATGATCGCGCCATTGCGGTGTTGTCCAATCCTGCGCCCTGGACCATCGCGGCGATGTTCATCATCATGGGGGCCCTGGTGCGCACCGGGGCGCTGGATGCCTTTACCGCCCGGGCGCGCAAACAGGCGGAAGTCAACCCCAAGCGCGCCATTGCCCTGTTGATGGTCTTTGTGATCGCGGCCTCTGCCGTGGTTTCCAACACCCCTGTGGTGGTGGTCATGATCCCGGTCTTTGTGCAGATTTCGCGAACGCTGGGTGTTGCGGCCTCAAAAATGCTGATCCCGCTCAGCTATGCCGCCATCCTTGGCGGGACGCTGACCCTGATTGGCACCTCCACCAACCTGCTGGTTGACGGTGTGGCCCGGGCCCAGGGCTTGGAGCCTTTCTCTATTTTTGAGGTTACCCCTCTGGGCATCGTGCTGGTGACCTGGGGCATGATCTATCTGCGCTATATCTCGCCCCGGCTGCTGCCGAACCGTGACAGCATGGCGATGCTGCTCAGTGATCGCTCCAAGATGAAATTCTTCACCGAGGCGGTTATCCCACCCGAAAGCAACCTGATCGGCCGCGAAGTCACAGGCGTGCAGCTGTTCAAACGCCCTGGTGTGCGGCTTATTGACCTTGTGCGGGGGGATATCTCGTTGCGACGCAATCTCAAAGGCGCCGAGCTGCAGGTGGGGGATCGCGTGGTTTTGCGGACTGAAATGACAGAATTGTTGAGCCTCCAGGCCAACAAGGAACTCAGGCGGGTTGATCAGGTTTCGACGGTAGAGACCAAGACAGTAGAGGTGCTGGTGACGCCGGGTTGCCGTCTGGTGGGGCGCTCATTGGGCGCGATGCGTCTGCGGCGGCGGTATGGTGTTTATGTCCTGGCGGTACATCGGCGCAATCAGAACATTGGCGTGCAGCTGGATGATCTGGTGGTGCGGGTTGGCGATACGCTGCTGCTTGAAGGTGCCCCCGGTGACATTCAGCGATTGGCAACCGACATGGATATGGCAGATGTCTCGCAGCCCACCCAGCGGGCCTACCGACGCAGCCATGCGCCGCTGGCGATTATTGGACTGCTGTCCATTGTCGGTCTGGCGGCTCTTGGGGTGGCGCCGATCCTGTTGCTTTCCATCGTTGTTGTGGCCTTGGTGCTGATCACCCGCTGCATTGACGCGGATGAGGCATTTTCGTTTGTTGATGGACGTCTTTTGGCCCTGATCTTTTCCATGCTTGCAATTGGGGCCGCCCTGGAAAGCTCAGGTGCGGTCAGTCTCATTGCCGAGGCAATAGCCCCGGCTTTGACCGGCTTGCCACCCTTTGTGCTGGTCTGGGCGATTTATCTGCTGACATCGGTGCTGACCGAGCTGGTCTCCAACAATGCCGTCGCGGTGGTGGTGACGCCGATTGCGGTTGGTCTGGCTCAGGCCATGGGCGTTGATCCGCGTCCGCTGGTGGTGGCGGTGATGGTGGCGGCCTCTGCCTCCTTTGCCACCCCCATCGGCTATCAGACCAATATGCTGGTCTATGGTCCCGGCGGCTATAAATTCACCGATTTCCTGCGCGTTGGTATTCCGCTCAATCTCAGCATTGGGCTTTTGGCCTCCGCCCTGATCCCCTATCTCTGGCCACTCTAA
- a CDS encoding TIGR00282 family metallophosphoesterase: MRILFLGDVMGRAGRRAITENLPRLRQEWRLDFVVVNGENASNGMGLSGAHAKLLLDAGADCLTLGDHAFDQKDMLQYIEKEPRIIRPLNFAKGAPGRGHRLFEATGGRKVLVTQALGQVFMKRAFDDPFGAVEAVLKAHPRGGLAQAVIVDIHCEATSEKMAMGHFCNGRASLVVGTHTHVPTGDAQILSNGTGYLTDAGMCGDYNSVIGMEKSEPLRRFLTGMPKNRFTPAEGEATLSGALVVTDDRTGEAKEIHMVRNGGLLQPSGPQS, from the coding sequence ATGCGAATTTTGTTTCTAGGCGATGTGATGGGCCGCGCCGGGCGCCGCGCTATCACCGAAAACCTGCCGCGGCTGCGTCAGGAATGGCGGCTCGACTTTGTCGTGGTCAATGGGGAAAACGCGTCCAATGGTATGGGGCTGAGCGGGGCGCATGCCAAGCTGTTGCTGGATGCCGGGGCGGACTGTCTGACGCTGGGCGATCACGCCTTTGACCAAAAAGACATGCTGCAATACATCGAAAAAGAGCCGCGTATCATCCGGCCTTTGAATTTTGCCAAAGGCGCGCCGGGTCGGGGCCACCGCCTGTTCGAGGCGACAGGTGGGCGCAAGGTTTTGGTGACACAGGCGCTGGGCCAGGTCTTTATGAAACGGGCCTTTGATGATCCCTTTGGCGCGGTTGAGGCCGTGCTCAAGGCGCATCCGCGCGGTGGTCTGGCGCAGGCTGTTATCGTTGATATTCATTGTGAAGCCACCTCTGAGAAAATGGCCATGGGGCATTTCTGCAATGGCCGCGCCTCGCTGGTTGTGGGCACACATACCCATGTGCCAACGGGCGATGCGCAGATCCTGTCCAATGGCACAGGCTACCTCACTGATGCGGGCATGTGCGGCGATTATAACTCGGTGATTGGCATGGAAAAATCCGAGCCCCTGCGCCGGTTCCTGACAGGAATGCCCAAAAACCGCTTTACCCCGGCCGAAGGCGAAGCCACCCTGTCCGGAGCCCTGGTGGTGACGGATGATCGCACCGGCGAAGCCAAAGAGATCCATATGGTGCGCAATGGCGGGTTGCTGCAACCCTCCGGCCCGCAAAGCTGA
- a CDS encoding 5-formyltetrahydrofolate cyclo-ligase → MSDLTEIKAAARKAAFARRKAAFDLKFPGAAGHLSEVLAGYRGVPLSGFLPIRTEIDPLPAMAEAAAHGPVGVPVIKGKGLALKFSRWQPDCALRDGPFGAAVPEVDDFFEPEILIVPLVAFDARGGRLGYGGGFYDRTLELLRGKRATLAIGFAFDAQEAAELPLEETDQPLDMVVTESRILQF, encoded by the coding sequence ATGAGCGACCTGACCGAGATAAAGGCGGCGGCCCGCAAGGCAGCCTTTGCGCGGCGCAAAGCCGCCTTTGACCTTAAGTTTCCAGGCGCTGCCGGGCATCTCTCCGAAGTTCTGGCGGGATATCGCGGTGTGCCGCTGTCCGGATTTCTACCCATCCGTACCGAAATCGACCCGCTGCCCGCCATGGCAGAGGCCGCCGCCCACGGGCCGGTTGGTGTGCCGGTCATCAAGGGCAAGGGGCTGGCGCTGAAATTCAGCCGCTGGCAGCCGGATTGCGCTCTGCGGGATGGCCCCTTTGGTGCGGCAGTTCCAGAGGTCGACGACTTTTTTGAACCGGAAATCCTGATCGTGCCGCTGGTGGCTTTTGATGCCCGGGGGGGGCGTCTTGGCTATGGTGGCGGGTTTTATGATCGTACGCTGGAGCTGCTGCGGGGCAAGCGTGCGACATTGGCCATTGGCTTTGCCTTTGATGCACAGGAAGCCGCAGAGCTGCCCCTGGAAGAGACCGACCAGCCTCTGGACATGGTGGTGACGGAAAGCCGCATTTTACAATTTTAG
- the mgtE gene encoding magnesium transporter, whose translation MSTGNDTFRSDQPKDDGYDLDRRLVASILFAVDRDDKDALTTLMEDLHAADIADLLEQINSYDRARLIRLYDREFDGEILSELDESIREEVIATLTPSVLADAVRELETDDVVDLLEDLEEPQQEAILEALEDSDRVAVEQSLSYPENSAGRLMQREVVMAPEHWNVGQAIDFMRDSEDLPEQFYHMVLVDPRLRPIGNVTLGRIMGTKREVPLTDLLEETFQVIPADQDEEDVAYAFNQYHLISAPVVDGDGRLAGVITIDDAMAVLDEEHEEDILRLAGVGDESSLADRVIETTKRRFPWLAVNLVTAVLASLVIAQFEATIAQFVALAVLMPIVASMGGNAGTQSLTVAVRAMATRDLTGSNVWRVIRREVLVGLVNGVIFAVVMGIVGVIWFGSPALGGVLAAAMVINLVVAGLAGTVIPVLLEKVGVDPALASGAFVTTVTDVVGFFAFLGLAAWVLL comes from the coding sequence ATGAGCACAGGCAACGATACCTTCCGCAGTGATCAGCCCAAAGACGACGGCTATGATCTCGACAGGCGGCTCGTTGCAAGTATCCTGTTTGCGGTAGACCGCGATGACAAGGATGCGCTTACCACGCTGATGGAGGATCTGCACGCGGCGGATATCGCCGACCTTCTGGAGCAGATCAACAGCTATGACCGGGCCCGGCTGATCCGGCTTTATGATCGCGAATTTGACGGCGAGATCCTCTCGGAACTGGATGAGAGCATCCGTGAAGAGGTGATTGCCACGCTGACCCCATCGGTTCTGGCCGATGCGGTGCGCGAACTGGAAACCGATGATGTTGTGGATCTGCTCGAAGACCTGGAAGAGCCTCAGCAAGAAGCCATTCTGGAGGCGCTGGAGGATTCCGACCGGGTCGCGGTCGAACAATCTCTGAGCTATCCGGAGAATTCCGCAGGCCGCCTGATGCAGCGCGAAGTGGTGATGGCGCCCGAACATTGGAACGTCGGCCAGGCCATCGACTTTATGCGCGATTCGGAGGATCTGCCGGAACAGTTCTACCACATGGTGTTGGTGGACCCGCGTCTGCGCCCCATCGGCAATGTGACCCTTGGCCGGATTATGGGCACCAAGCGCGAGGTGCCGCTCACCGATCTGCTGGAGGAGACCTTTCAGGTCATTCCCGCCGATCAGGATGAAGAAGACGTGGCCTATGCCTTTAACCAGTACCACTTGATTTCCGCCCCCGTTGTGGACGGCGACGGACGTTTGGCCGGGGTGATCACCATTGATGATGCCATGGCGGTTCTGGATGAAGAGCACGAAGAAGACATTCTGCGTCTGGCCGGTGTTGGCGACGAAAGCTCGCTGGCTGACCGGGTGATCGAGACCACCAAACGGCGGTTTCCCTGGTTGGCGGTCAATTTGGTGACGGCGGTGCTTGCCTCGCTGGTGATTGCCCAGTTCGAGGCCACCATTGCCCAATTTGTGGCCCTGGCGGTGTTGATGCCGATTGTCGCCTCGATGGGGGGGAATGCAGGGACGCAGTCGCTGACAGTGGCGGTACGGGCGATGGCGACCCGCGATTTGACCGGATCCAACGTGTGGCGGGTGATCCGGCGCGAAGTGCTGGTTGGATTGGTCAACGGGGTGATCTTTGCCGTTGTTATGGGCATCGTGGGTGTTATCTGGTTTGGCTCGCCGGCGCTGGGCGGGGTGCTTGCTGCCGCAATGGTGATCAATCTTGTCGTCGCTGGGCTGGCAGGCACCGTGATCCCGGTACTACTAGAGAAGGTGGGCGTAGATCCGGCCTTGGCCTCTGGGGCCTTTGTGACCACTGTGACGGATGTGGTTGGGTTCTTTGCCTTTCTGGGCTTGGCGGCCTGGGTTCTTTTATAG
- the guaD gene encoding guanine deaminase, with translation MQSEYILRGHVLSFTTSPFAAAAPEEAVQISAAVALARGRVVGCGSFEDMQALQPQAEVIDHGAKLILAGFVDAHVHYPQTAIIASWGKRLIDWLNSYTFPEEMRFGDAAYAQEIAERYLDLTQANGTTTVCSFATIHPESVDAFFGAAQARGQRVVTGKTCMDRNAPTGLRDTAQSAYDDSKALIQRWHGVDRLEYAITPRFSPTSTPEQLEAMGALWSEHPECLMQTHLSEQLDEIEWVKSLFPQARDYLDTYEEFGLLGARGLYGHAIHLEERERHRLREYGAALVHCPTSNTFIGSGLFDMDGLMAEGQRIGLATDTGGGSSFSMLRTMAAAYEIGQLRGRPLHAAELIWLATQGSATALRMEDKIGNIAPGMEADLVVLDLASTPAIAQRSARAGDLWEAVFPTLMMGDDRAISEVWISGLRQ, from the coding sequence ATGCAGAGCGAGTATATCCTGCGCGGACATGTGCTGTCCTTTACCACCTCGCCCTTTGCGGCGGCCGCGCCCGAGGAGGCGGTGCAGATCAGCGCCGCCGTGGCGCTGGCCCGGGGGCGGGTTGTCGGCTGTGGCAGCTTTGAGGACATGCAGGCCCTGCAGCCACAGGCCGAGGTGATCGACCACGGGGCCAAGCTGATCCTGGCCGGCTTTGTGGATGCCCATGTGCATTACCCGCAGACCGCCATTATCGCCAGCTGGGGCAAGCGGCTGATCGACTGGTTGAACAGCTACACCTTCCCCGAAGAAATGCGTTTTGGCGACGCCGCCTATGCCCAGGAGATCGCCGAACGTTATCTGGATCTGACCCAGGCCAATGGCACCACCACGGTCTGCAGCTTTGCCACCATCCACCCCGAAAGCGTCGATGCCTTCTTTGGTGCTGCACAGGCCCGTGGCCAAAGGGTGGTCACCGGCAAGACCTGCATGGATCGCAACGCACCCACGGGGCTGCGCGATACCGCCCAGTCCGCCTATGACGACAGCAAGGCGCTGATTCAGCGCTGGCACGGAGTTGACCGGCTGGAATATGCCATCACCCCCCGGTTTTCCCCGACCTCCACGCCTGAGCAGCTAGAGGCCATGGGGGCGCTCTGGTCCGAACACCCCGAATGCCTGATGCAAACCCACCTGAGCGAACAGCTTGACGAGATCGAATGGGTCAAATCCCTGTTCCCCCAGGCGCGGGACTATCTGGATACCTACGAAGAATTTGGCCTGCTTGGCGCCCGTGGTTTGTATGGCCACGCCATCCACCTGGAAGAGCGTGAACGCCACCGGCTGCGCGAATACGGCGCCGCATTGGTGCATTGTCCCACCTCAAACACCTTTATTGGCTCTGGCCTGTTCGACATGGACGGGTTGATGGCCGAAGGCCAGCGCATTGGTCTGGCAACAGACACCGGCGGCGGCTCCAGCTTTTCGATGCTGCGCACCATGGCCGCCGCCTATGAGATCGGCCAGTTGCGTGGTCGCCCGCTCCATGCCGCAGAGCTGATCTGGCTGGCCACCCAGGGCTCCGCCACCGCATTGCGCATGGAGGACAAGATTGGCAATATCGCCCCCGGAATGGAGGCGGATCTGGTAGTGCTGGACCTTGCCTCTACCCCTGCCATTGCCCAGCGCAGCGCCCGTGCTGGCGACCTCTGGGAGGCGGTGTTCCCAACCCTGATGATGGGGGACGACCGCGCCATATCCGAGGTCTGGATCAGCGGCCTGCGTCAGTAG